A genomic window from Oncorhynchus gorbuscha isolate QuinsamMale2020 ecotype Even-year unplaced genomic scaffold, OgorEven_v1.0 Un_scaffold_2191, whole genome shotgun sequence includes:
- the LOC124025131 gene encoding docking protein 3-like produces MEVVFKEGMLYVKGNKFGKKTWRKTWIVLYPTSIFGIGRVEFHDILDGGHTTTKSKSTQCRRIVQLCDCLSVTLAPEERCAPALPNDDCRAFDLNTTQRRYILASENYHDWVGALCQLAFQKEPGHAETREKERGGGMGIPMEENELYATWKTAQYQVTVKTNEASKRCQLTGKYLLPEQDAILLQDLQTGVTVHCWPYLLRRLDRS; encoded by the exons atggaggttgTTTTCAAGGAGGGGATGCTCTACGTTAAGGGAAACAAGTTTGGAAAG AAAACGTGGAGGAAGACGTGGATCGTTCTCTACCCCACTAGCATTTTCGGCATCGGTCGAGTCGAATTCCACGACATCCTTGACGGAGGCCACACAACCACCAAGTCCAAATCCACCCAGTGTAGGAGGATTGTTCAACTGTGTGACTGCCTCAGTGTTACCCTGGCCCCAGAGGAGAGATGCGCTCCAGCACTACCTAACGATG ACTGTAGAGCGTTCGACCTGAACACCACACAAAGAAGATACATCCTGGCCTCAGAGAACTACCATGACTGGGTTGGGGCTCTCTGCCAACTGGCCTTCCAG AAAGAGCCTGGACAcgcagagaccagagagaaggagagaggaggtgggatggGGATACCCATGGAGGAGAATGAGCTGTATGCTACCTGGAAGACAG CCCAATACCAGGTGACAGTTAAGACCAATGAGGCGTCGAAGAGATGTCAGCTGACAGGAAAGTACCTCTTGCCAGAGCAGGACGCCATATTGCTCCAGGACCTCCAGACTGGTGTTACCGTCCACTGCTGGCCCTACCTGCTACGGCGCTTGGACAGGTCAAG